The Burkholderia cepacia ATCC 25416 genome includes a window with the following:
- a CDS encoding S10 family serine carboxypeptidase-like protein, with amino-acid sequence MKPDRSSTGSRRARRGRMAGLGALTAMTLALSACGGDDSSSVGASSLAQTTASQQASAQAASSQTPAANQPYVDQVAYSLNAGDGLAPAQVSEKAAVMHYQWKNGGTTVNYTTTTGHLTAQDANGNAEASMSYVAYTAPSTNGKPRPVTFVYNGGPGSSSIWLRLGSFAPTRVATPDPGFGSNWPNYPLVDNADSLIDTTDLVFIDPPGTGLSEAVLPNTNQKYWSSDADVNIMRDFIQRYLNVNGRSTSPIYLYGESYGTPRTDMLALALESAGVHLTGIVLQSAILNYFADAVEAVAITQSTEGLLLETDTVAGYLPGYAAVAAYFNQVSPAPVNQDLYALQTELFTTLIYNQLQKYSQSWVLSQLGIPDALGTPVFPSDATLKLWSIPSSLTQQALRGYFNANPFGTSLLPGTTIGRYDGRVSLPNSDPRLQNDGDPSDILISQPFTNALATQMPDYLGYTAPNATYLPLNDNIIGVWDFSHDGQPMPDTIPDLLGALQLNPKLRVLAENGFHDLATPFFNTEKQLARLQTVKGLNPKLQVNFFQGGHMIYLDDVARPQMKRDLKTFYKGARIPTALTLHTLPPPWPDENPPGVPTGSVPGATAATTLAAAP; translated from the coding sequence ATGAAACCAGACAGGAGCAGTACCGGCAGCCGCCGTGCCCGTCGCGGCCGGATGGCCGGGCTAGGCGCATTGACCGCGATGACACTCGCGCTCTCGGCGTGCGGCGGCGACGACTCGTCGTCCGTCGGCGCATCGAGTCTCGCGCAGACAACGGCCAGTCAGCAGGCCAGCGCGCAAGCGGCCAGCAGCCAGACACCGGCGGCCAACCAGCCTTACGTCGACCAGGTCGCCTATTCGTTGAACGCGGGCGATGGCCTCGCGCCCGCCCAGGTGTCCGAGAAAGCGGCCGTCATGCATTACCAGTGGAAAAACGGCGGCACGACCGTCAACTACACGACGACCACCGGCCACCTGACCGCGCAGGACGCGAACGGCAATGCGGAAGCGTCGATGTCGTATGTCGCGTACACCGCGCCGAGCACGAACGGCAAGCCGCGCCCTGTCACGTTCGTCTATAACGGCGGCCCCGGCTCGTCGTCGATCTGGCTGCGTCTCGGCTCGTTCGCGCCGACCCGCGTGGCCACGCCCGATCCGGGGTTCGGCAGCAACTGGCCGAACTATCCGCTCGTCGACAACGCCGACAGCCTGATCGACACCACCGACCTCGTGTTCATCGACCCGCCCGGCACCGGGCTGTCGGAAGCCGTGTTGCCGAACACCAACCAGAAATACTGGAGTTCCGACGCGGACGTGAACATCATGCGCGACTTCATCCAGCGCTACCTGAACGTCAACGGCCGCAGCACGTCGCCGATCTACCTGTACGGCGAATCGTACGGCACGCCGCGTACCGACATGCTCGCGCTGGCGCTCGAATCGGCCGGCGTGCACCTGACGGGTATCGTGCTGCAGTCGGCGATCCTGAACTACTTCGCGGATGCGGTGGAAGCCGTGGCGATCACGCAGTCGACGGAGGGGCTGCTGCTCGAAACCGATACCGTGGCCGGTTACCTGCCCGGTTATGCGGCGGTCGCGGCGTACTTCAACCAGGTTTCGCCGGCACCGGTGAACCAGGATCTGTACGCACTGCAGACGGAACTGTTCACGACGCTGATCTACAACCAGCTGCAGAAGTATTCGCAGTCGTGGGTGTTGAGCCAGCTCGGCATTCCGGATGCGCTCGGCACGCCGGTGTTCCCGAGCGACGCGACGCTCAAGCTGTGGTCGATTCCGTCGAGCCTCACGCAACAGGCGCTGCGCGGCTACTTCAACGCGAATCCGTTCGGCACGAGCCTGCTGCCCGGGACGACGATCGGCCGGTATGACGGACGCGTGTCGTTGCCGAACTCCGATCCGCGGCTGCAGAACGACGGCGACCCGTCCGACATCCTGATTTCGCAGCCGTTCACGAACGCGCTTGCGACGCAGATGCCGGATTACCTCGGCTATACCGCGCCGAACGCGACGTACCTGCCGCTGAACGACAACATCATCGGCGTCTGGGACTTCTCGCACGACGGCCAGCCGATGCCCGACACGATCCCCGATCTGCTCGGTGCGCTGCAGCTCAACCCGAAGCTGCGCGTGCTCGCGGAGAACGGTTTCCACGATCTCGCGACGCCGTTCTTCAACACCGAGAAGCAGCTCGCGCGGCTGCAGACGGTGAAGGGCCTGAATCCGAAGCTGCAGGTGAACTTCTTCCAGGGCGGCCACATGATCTACCTGGACGACGTCGCCCGTCCGCAGATGAAGCGGGACCTGAAGACGTTCTACAAGGGCGCGCGGATTCCGACGGCACTGACGCTGCACACGCTGCCGCCGCCGTGGCCGGATGAAAACCCGCCGGGCGTGCCGACCGGCAGCGTCCCGGGCGCGACGGCCGCGACGACGCTGGCGGCGGCCCCTTGA
- a CDS encoding helix-turn-helix domain-containing protein, whose product MNLNPIASLRAVRLNHARRELRLGDSVTSAATKWGSRHLSSFAQDYRAMSGELPSATAKRYARHAT is encoded by the coding sequence TTGAACCTGAACCCCATCGCGTCCCTGCGGGCCGTGCGCCTGAATCACGCACGCCGCGAGCTTCGGCTCGGCGATTCCGTGACGTCCGCGGCCACCAAATGGGGCTCCCGGCACCTGAGCAGTTTCGCGCAGGACTATCGCGCGATGTCCGGCGAGTTGCCGTCGGCCACCGCGAAGCGCTACGCGCGCCACGCAACCTGA
- a CDS encoding GlxA family transcriptional regulator: MSQSTCSARDIVVVGFEGVQSLDITGPMEVFAVANRHLPDHALPYRLTLASQYGDDIVTHAGLRLAGTAPLAALPGQIDTIVVAGGNEAALRHAASEAGVLPWLRTRIADTRRIASICTGAFVLAAGGWLDGKRATTHWNQCATLQALCPDARIEPDAIYVSDPPFHTSAGVTAGIDLCLALVEADCGAPTALAVARELVLFVHRPGGQAQFSVGLDIQANATPRMRTLLTGIADDPTGDLGVAALAARMHMSERSFARNFLKETGRSPAQFVLAARVERAKALLERADWPLERIAERSGFGSVDALQRAFAKQVGVSPRDYRARFGVKRDRQRIA; the protein is encoded by the coding sequence ATGTCCCAGTCAACCTGTTCGGCACGCGACATCGTTGTCGTCGGCTTCGAAGGCGTCCAGTCGCTCGACATCACGGGCCCGATGGAAGTGTTCGCGGTCGCGAACCGTCATCTTCCCGACCATGCGCTGCCGTACCGGCTCACGCTCGCGTCGCAATACGGCGACGACATCGTCACGCACGCGGGCCTGCGCCTCGCCGGCACGGCCCCGCTGGCGGCACTGCCGGGACAGATCGACACGATCGTCGTCGCCGGCGGCAATGAAGCGGCACTGCGACACGCCGCGTCGGAAGCCGGCGTGCTGCCGTGGCTGCGCACGCGAATCGCGGACACGCGGCGAATCGCGAGCATCTGCACGGGTGCGTTCGTGCTCGCCGCGGGCGGATGGCTGGACGGCAAGCGCGCGACCACGCACTGGAACCAGTGTGCGACGCTGCAGGCGCTGTGCCCCGACGCGCGAATCGAACCGGACGCGATCTACGTGAGCGATCCGCCGTTTCATACGTCGGCCGGCGTGACGGCCGGCATCGATCTGTGTCTTGCACTCGTCGAGGCGGACTGCGGCGCGCCGACCGCGCTCGCGGTCGCGCGCGAACTCGTGCTGTTCGTGCACCGTCCCGGCGGGCAGGCGCAGTTCAGCGTCGGGCTCGATATCCAGGCCAACGCGACGCCGCGCATGCGGACGCTGCTCACCGGGATCGCCGACGATCCGACCGGCGATCTCGGCGTCGCCGCGCTGGCCGCACGGATGCACATGAGCGAACGCTCGTTTGCGCGCAACTTCCTCAAGGAAACCGGACGATCGCCCGCGCAGTTCGTCCTTGCGGCACGCGTCGAGCGCGCGAAGGCGTTGCTGGAGCGGGCCGACTGGCCGCTCGAGCGGATCGCCGAGCGGTCGGGATTCGGCAGCGTCGACGCGTTGCAGCGCGCATTCGCGAAGCAGGTCGGCGTCTCGCCGCGCGACTATCGCGCACGCTTCGGCGTGAAGCGCGACCGGCAGCGGATCGCGTAG
- a CDS encoding DJ-1/PfpI family protein yields MRSGKTGGAVLLVCAVLGACAAGWPAPVRAEDAPPVARALTVGAPKAGRVRPLVAIVADNAGTETTDFIVPYAILKTSGAADVVAVSADEGEVELMPALRMLADTTFDRFDATVPAGADVVIVPALHGADRPAVLAWLRKQAVGGATMVAICDGAEVLANAGLLQHRTATSHWYSRDRLRRRFTGTTWVDDRRYVMDGDVMTTTGVSASIPASLALVSALAGPAAARETARRVGAQAWSDVHDGSRFVLTAPAVAVALTNRLAFWRHETFDLPVEDGFDELPVALTADAWARTWRSDVVATAGARVIESRHGLRLLAQPATAGHARVAMPAGRRGESVLPGVLADIAARYGDATSGWVALQLEYPK; encoded by the coding sequence ATGCGGTCAGGGAAGACAGGCGGGGCAGTGCTGCTCGTGTGCGCGGTGCTGGGCGCGTGTGCGGCGGGGTGGCCGGCACCGGTGAGGGCGGAGGACGCACCGCCGGTCGCGCGAGCGCTCACGGTCGGCGCGCCGAAGGCGGGCCGCGTGCGGCCGCTCGTGGCGATCGTCGCGGACAATGCAGGAACGGAGACGACCGATTTCATCGTTCCGTACGCGATTCTGAAGACGTCCGGTGCGGCCGATGTCGTCGCCGTATCGGCCGACGAAGGCGAGGTCGAACTGATGCCCGCGTTGCGCATGCTGGCCGACACCACATTCGACCGGTTCGACGCGACCGTTCCAGCCGGGGCGGATGTCGTGATCGTCCCCGCGCTGCACGGTGCCGACCGGCCGGCGGTGCTGGCGTGGTTGCGCAAGCAGGCCGTCGGCGGCGCGACGATGGTGGCGATCTGCGATGGCGCGGAAGTCCTCGCGAACGCGGGCCTGCTCCAGCATCGCACGGCGACGTCGCACTGGTATTCGCGCGACCGCCTGCGTCGCCGCTTTACCGGGACGACCTGGGTCGACGATCGCCGCTATGTGATGGACGGCGACGTCATGACGACGACCGGCGTGTCGGCGTCGATTCCCGCTTCGCTGGCATTGGTGAGTGCGCTGGCGGGGCCGGCCGCGGCGCGCGAGACCGCGCGGCGCGTCGGCGCGCAGGCATGGAGCGACGTTCATGACGGCAGCCGGTTCGTGTTGACCGCGCCGGCGGTGGCGGTCGCATTGACGAACCGCCTCGCGTTCTGGCGGCACGAGACGTTCGATCTTCCGGTCGAAGACGGGTTCGACGAGCTTCCGGTTGCGCTGACGGCCGATGCGTGGGCGCGGACCTGGCGCAGCGACGTCGTCGCGACGGCGGGCGCGCGCGTGATCGAGTCGAGGCACGGGCTGCGGTTGCTGGCGCAGCCGGCGACTGCCGGGCACGCGCGCGTGGCGATGCCGGCCGGACGGCGTGGCGAATCGGTGCTTCCGGGTGTGCTCGCAGACATCGCGGCACGCTACGGTGACGCGACATCGGGCTGGGTCGCACTGCAACTGGAGTATCCGAAGTAG
- a CDS encoding alcohol dehydrogenase catalytic domain-containing protein yields the protein MKAAILKSLGLPLAVETMPDPVLGTGEVIVDVVATPVLPYAREVFSGERRYPIALPIVPGCGAIGRVRQTGPDATQLQPGDWVFCDPTVRSRDDARMPDIVLQGWSARGEGGKQLQRYFHDGPFAERLRVPTENAVRIGDIASADAARWCALNTLLVPYGGLLASDLRAGEILLVSGATGHFGSASIAVALAMGARCVVAPGRNARVLADLERRFGDRVRTVELTGDEAADRARMQQAAPGPIDCVIDLMPPAVPATTVRAAVMAVRPYGRVVLMGGVGMLGGAGLELPYPWIMRNDITLRGKWMYPTEAVTLMAGLVHGGLLDLGHFDVTTFALDDANDAVAHAAANGGPFRVTVIAP from the coding sequence ATGAAAGCTGCGATCCTGAAGTCACTCGGCCTGCCGCTCGCCGTCGAGACGATGCCCGACCCCGTGCTCGGCACCGGCGAGGTCATCGTGGATGTCGTCGCGACACCGGTTCTGCCCTACGCGCGGGAAGTGTTCAGCGGCGAGCGCCGCTATCCGATCGCGCTGCCGATCGTCCCCGGCTGCGGCGCGATCGGCCGGGTCCGGCAAACCGGCCCCGATGCGACGCAGTTGCAACCGGGCGACTGGGTGTTCTGCGATCCGACCGTGCGCTCGCGCGACGATGCGCGGATGCCCGACATCGTTTTGCAGGGCTGGAGCGCGCGCGGCGAAGGCGGCAAGCAGTTGCAGCGCTACTTTCACGACGGCCCGTTCGCCGAGCGGCTGCGCGTGCCGACCGAGAACGCGGTGCGCATCGGCGATATCGCATCGGCCGATGCCGCGCGCTGGTGCGCGCTCAATACGCTGCTCGTGCCGTACGGCGGGCTGCTCGCGTCCGACCTGCGCGCGGGCGAGATCCTGCTCGTCAGCGGCGCGACCGGCCACTTCGGCAGCGCAAGCATCGCGGTGGCGCTGGCCATGGGCGCGCGGTGCGTGGTCGCGCCCGGCCGCAATGCGCGCGTACTGGCCGACCTCGAGCGCCGCTTCGGCGATCGCGTGCGCACGGTCGAGCTGACCGGCGACGAAGCCGCGGATCGCGCCCGCATGCAGCAGGCGGCACCGGGGCCGATCGACTGCGTGATCGACCTGATGCCGCCTGCGGTGCCGGCGACGACGGTGCGTGCCGCCGTGATGGCCGTGCGCCCCTACGGGCGCGTGGTGCTGATGGGCGGCGTCGGCATGCTCGGCGGGGCGGGGCTCGAGCTGCCGTATCCGTGGATCATGCGCAACGACATCACGCTGCGCGGCAAGTGGATGTACCCGACAGAAGCGGTGACGCTGATGGCGGGGCTCGTCCACGGCGGGCTGCTCGACCTCGGGCATTTCGACGTGACGACGTTCGCGCTCGACGACGCGAACGATGCGGTCGCACATGCTGCCGCGAACGGCGGGCCGTTCAGGGTGACGGTGATCGCGCCCTAG
- a CDS encoding helix-turn-helix transcriptional regulator, which translates to MTVTTRTPFGDFLRSRRKKLRPDAVGLHGGPRRRTPGLRREEVAELAGIGVDWYVRLEQGRDVSPSDATLDALARALRLDKAEAAHLRTLARRDEARAFVPERVPPAIARLVAYLQQPAYVTGRRWDILAWNAAAAELLGFDRLAEADRNILVYMFVEPHARALFAASWADEARRMIALFRANHDLYASEPAFVALVERLRAGSVEFAQWWDEHDVRSGVSGEKVLVHAQRGAQRYEYATFQANDDPALKLAIYTPMDGDEGT; encoded by the coding sequence ATGACCGTCACCACGCGAACCCCGTTCGGCGATTTCCTGCGCTCGCGGCGCAAGAAGCTGCGGCCGGATGCCGTCGGCCTGCACGGCGGCCCGCGCCGGCGCACGCCCGGCCTGCGGCGCGAGGAAGTGGCGGAACTGGCCGGCATCGGCGTCGACTGGTACGTGCGGCTCGAGCAGGGGCGCGACGTCAGCCCGTCGGATGCGACGCTCGACGCGCTGGCACGCGCATTGCGGCTGGACAAGGCCGAGGCTGCCCATCTGCGCACGCTCGCACGGCGCGACGAGGCGCGTGCGTTCGTGCCGGAGCGTGTGCCGCCCGCGATCGCGCGGCTCGTTGCCTATCTTCAGCAGCCTGCATACGTGACCGGGCGGCGCTGGGACATCCTCGCGTGGAATGCCGCCGCGGCCGAACTGCTCGGCTTCGACCGGCTGGCGGAAGCCGATCGCAACATCCTTGTCTACATGTTCGTCGAGCCGCACGCGCGTGCGCTCTTCGCCGCGAGCTGGGCCGACGAGGCGCGCCGGATGATCGCACTGTTTCGCGCGAACCACGATCTCTACGCGAGCGAGCCGGCATTCGTCGCACTGGTGGAACGCTTGCGCGCCGGCAGCGTCGAGTTCGCGCAATGGTGGGATGAGCACGACGTGCGCAGCGGCGTGTCGGGCGAGAAGGTGCTCGTCCACGCGCAACGCGGCGCGCAGCGCTACGAGTACGCGACGTTCCAGGCGAACGACGATCCCGCGCTGAAGCTGGCGATCTATACGCCGATGGACGGCGATGAAGGGACGTGA
- a CDS encoding aminotransferase class V-fold PLP-dependent enzyme, with product MSEPTTLHYLDYAATTPADPRVIEAMTACLGFDGIFGNPASSSHAAGRLAKDKVEQARAQVAALIGADADEIVWTSGATESNNLALKGYAENATDKRHLITSRIEHKAILDTMANLSKHGMSVTFVAPTRDGEITADAVAAAIGPDTGLVSLMLVNNELGTLTDIAAISRIVHAAGALLHVDAAQALGKTPIDVRTLGIDMLSMSAHKVYGPKGIGALFVRCDIANRIAPQIHGGGHERGLRSGTLATHQIVGMGVACELAAEKLDGEAARIAALGARLTNALAALGDVTQNAATARRIPHTLSLTVNAPGFFPFMLDEALAVSSTSACNSASGAPSHVLTAIGLDAETAGRTVRVSFGRFTTEQDVDFAIACFRRAIEQCRATAANGFSASRQITPADLKAIRNAGFRSVICNRPDGEGVDQPAFDEIAAAARELGLDARYLPVERDRIGEADIDAFGALVDTLPKPVLAYCGSGNRAGMLWNRLSARRTA from the coding sequence ATGAGCGAACCCACCACGCTGCACTACCTCGACTACGCAGCCACGACGCCCGCCGATCCCCGCGTGATCGAAGCGATGACGGCCTGCCTCGGCTTCGACGGCATCTTCGGCAATCCCGCATCGAGCTCGCACGCCGCCGGCCGGCTGGCGAAAGACAAGGTCGAGCAGGCCCGCGCGCAAGTCGCCGCGTTGATCGGCGCGGATGCCGACGAGATCGTCTGGACGTCGGGCGCCACCGAATCGAACAACCTCGCGCTGAAGGGTTACGCGGAAAACGCGACCGACAAGCGCCACCTGATCACGAGCCGCATCGAGCACAAGGCCATCCTCGACACGATGGCGAACCTGTCGAAGCACGGCATGTCGGTCACGTTCGTCGCGCCCACGCGCGACGGCGAGATCACCGCCGACGCGGTCGCTGCCGCCATCGGCCCCGATACGGGCCTCGTGTCGCTGATGCTGGTGAACAACGAGCTCGGCACGCTGACCGATATCGCCGCCATCTCCCGCATCGTGCACGCCGCCGGCGCGCTGCTCCACGTCGACGCCGCACAGGCGCTCGGCAAGACGCCGATCGACGTGCGCACGCTCGGCATCGACATGCTGTCGATGTCCGCGCACAAGGTGTACGGCCCGAAGGGTATCGGCGCGCTGTTCGTGCGCTGCGACATCGCCAACCGGATCGCCCCGCAAATCCACGGCGGCGGCCACGAGCGCGGCCTGCGCTCAGGGACGCTCGCGACGCATCAGATCGTAGGCATGGGCGTTGCATGTGAACTGGCCGCGGAAAAGCTCGACGGCGAAGCCGCGCGGATCGCGGCGCTCGGCGCGCGCCTGACGAACGCGCTGGCCGCGCTCGGCGACGTCACGCAGAACGCGGCCACGGCACGCCGCATCCCGCACACGCTGAGCCTGACGGTGAATGCGCCCGGCTTCTTCCCGTTCATGCTCGACGAAGCGCTCGCCGTGTCGTCGACCTCCGCGTGCAACTCGGCCAGCGGCGCACCGTCGCACGTGCTGACCGCGATCGGCCTCGACGCGGAGACGGCGGGCCGCACCGTGCGCGTGAGCTTCGGCCGTTTTACGACGGAGCAGGACGTCGATTTCGCGATCGCCTGTTTCCGCCGCGCGATCGAGCAGTGTCGTGCGACGGCCGCGAACGGGTTTTCCGCTTCGCGGCAGATCACGCCGGCCGACCTGAAGGCGATCCGCAACGCCGGCTTCCGCTCGGTGATCTGCAACCGTCCCGACGGCGAAGGCGTCGACCAGCCGGCATTCGACGAGATCGCCGCGGCGGCTCGCGAACTGGGCCTCGACGCGCGCTACCTGCCGGTCGAGCGCGACCGCATCGGCGAGGCGGACATCGACGCATTCGGCGCGCTGGTCGATACGCTGCCGAAACCGGTGCTCGCATACTGCGGAAGCGGCAACCGGGCCGGCATGCTGTGGAATCGCCTGTCGGCACGACGCACGGCCTGA
- a CDS encoding TrfB-related DNA-binding protein: MTAEQFQLLRLHDTRIKPVNRWALFEIFVRGRSQRKLAAELGITNSAMSQLVRRAWQRYLALPGNDTRLTTLTITIPARYESALHAWVRDTHRRATPLDPL; the protein is encoded by the coding sequence ATGACAGCCGAACAGTTTCAGTTGTTGAGGCTGCACGATACCCGGATCAAGCCGGTGAACCGGTGGGCCTTGTTTGAAATCTTCGTCAGGGGCCGGTCGCAGCGCAAGCTCGCCGCCGAACTCGGCATCACCAATTCCGCCATGTCGCAGCTGGTCCGGAGAGCGTGGCAGCGATATCTGGCATTGCCGGGCAACGACACGCGCCTGACCACACTGACGATCACGATCCCTGCCAGGTACGAAAGCGCCTTGCATGCATGGGTGCGCGACACTCACCGACGGGCCACGCCACTCGATCCGCTGTGA
- a CDS encoding PAAR domain-containing protein gives MRGIIRVGDLHTHGGRVESGAATSKVMGRAVARVGDACSCPLHGACVIAEGDMAFDVEGRPAAFHNHKTSCGAALISTLQTSGRI, from the coding sequence ATGCGAGGAATCATTCGAGTAGGCGACCTGCACACTCACGGCGGCCGGGTCGAATCCGGGGCGGCGACGAGCAAGGTGATGGGACGCGCGGTCGCCCGCGTCGGCGATGCATGTTCGTGCCCGCTTCACGGCGCCTGCGTGATTGCGGAAGGAGACATGGCATTCGATGTCGAAGGCCGCCCCGCCGCATTCCACAATCACAAGACGTCCTGCGGCGCGGCATTGATTTCTACCCTGCAAACTTCCGGGCGCATCTGA
- a CDS encoding virulence factor, translating into MKALIATRSRRITIAFMVWLIAIPLMATLMAHVEQPDPAHLKMGDWMKRFVAVPGLLALMMFLFTTAMARPAQAETHPIPPTLEAARTDDPARNPVAQVVGMIWLNPLQRMDYPTEWQLLWAQGLVTPNKNDDMVRTKPEKFSSLRSIGALVYGNEGEETFKGFYAKYIDKSILLLRTRYGMNSKYFYTVGPKNQKDWRELAGIRVEIAIPTRLDATFARSRLVDRMMTFYEIGPPSPKTLWSRDTPPDVQITQGGANAGFTSLNNALDYLQANPDKSVWVMNWDAPNFPPTDAQINENLVVLFLAGPTFNTEREPLAWIGKAATGNTAEFSQKAGTTRTVQAWKATIDQAARNAGIAVPDIKYIVHDAGAGSDAASARLVGLSQTLTEILPEYDHKNQAFNTVALLGDMGTGSALTDVALAIGRINHYGGNALVAGTTDPKHPAAVVVIPPANLTPIDPNEDWFRARGGNNAYLPWWGRRHDTNYGMQGYSW; encoded by the coding sequence ATGAAAGCTTTGATCGCCACTCGATCCCGACGCATCACCATCGCCTTTATGGTCTGGTTAATCGCGATCCCGCTGATGGCCACGCTAATGGCACATGTAGAACAACCGGACCCGGCACACTTGAAAATGGGAGATTGGATGAAACGATTCGTAGCTGTGCCCGGCTTGCTGGCGCTCATGATGTTTCTATTCACCACGGCCATGGCACGGCCGGCCCAAGCCGAGACGCACCCCATTCCCCCCACTCTGGAAGCCGCCCGTACAGACGATCCGGCCAGGAACCCCGTTGCGCAAGTCGTCGGCATGATTTGGTTGAATCCATTGCAACGGATGGACTATCCGACAGAGTGGCAACTGTTGTGGGCGCAAGGGCTTGTTACGCCCAACAAGAACGACGATATGGTGCGGACCAAGCCTGAAAAATTCTCTTCGCTTCGGTCAATTGGCGCACTGGTCTACGGCAACGAAGGGGAAGAGACGTTCAAAGGCTTCTATGCCAAGTACATTGATAAATCCATACTGCTGCTTCGAACGCGCTATGGGATGAATTCAAAGTACTTCTACACAGTGGGCCCCAAGAATCAGAAGGACTGGCGCGAACTCGCCGGCATACGCGTTGAAATTGCCATTCCTACTCGTCTCGACGCAACGTTCGCTCGGTCGCGCCTGGTCGATCGAATGATGACATTCTATGAAATCGGCCCGCCTTCCCCCAAAACTCTGTGGAGCCGCGACACGCCCCCTGACGTGCAGATCACGCAAGGCGGTGCAAACGCCGGCTTCACATCACTGAACAACGCGCTGGACTATCTGCAAGCGAACCCCGACAAGAGCGTGTGGGTAATGAATTGGGACGCGCCTAATTTCCCACCCACCGACGCCCAGATCAACGAAAACCTCGTCGTGCTGTTCCTCGCCGGTCCAACCTTCAACACCGAGCGCGAACCACTCGCGTGGATCGGCAAGGCAGCGACCGGCAACACCGCCGAGTTTTCGCAGAAGGCCGGCACGACACGAACGGTGCAAGCGTGGAAGGCAACCATCGATCAGGCAGCACGCAACGCCGGGATTGCCGTTCCGGATATCAAGTACATCGTTCACGACGCCGGCGCAGGTAGCGACGCCGCATCGGCGCGACTTGTCGGCCTATCGCAGACACTCACCGAAATCCTGCCCGAATACGATCACAAGAATCAGGCGTTCAACACCGTGGCCTTGCTCGGCGACATGGGAACCGGCAGCGCCTTGACCGACGTTGCGCTGGCGATCGGCCGGATCAATCACTACGGCGGCAACGCGCTCGTCGCAGGCACGACCGACCCGAAACACCCCGCGGCCGTCGTGGTCATTCCGCCGGCCAATCTCACGCCGATCGATCCGAACGAGGACTGGTTCCGTGCGCGTGGCGGGAACAACGCTTACCTGCCGTGGTGGGGGCGCCGTCACGACACCAACTACGGGATGCAGGGCTATTCATGGTGA